Within the Paenibacillus sp. AN1007 genome, the region CAGCGATTTCTCCACTTCAGATACCATCATCTCCAGCGTTTCCACGGATACCGGACGCTTCTCACAGGCACGAATCAATCCACGGAGGATTTTGTCGCGACTGAACTCTTCACGGCTGCCATCCTTTTTAATGACGATCAACGGTGTTTCTTCGATCATTTCAAAGGTTGTAAATCTTCTCGCGCACTGCTCGCATTCTCGGCGGCGGCGGATGGATTTGGATTCATTCGCTGGTCTGGAGTCCAGCACTTTGGTACCCAGATAACCACAATAAGGACATTTCAACTTCAATCACTTCCCACGTTTTCTTTTTTCCACATATTCCCTGAGCATATCTTGTTATGAAAATCGCACTCGCGACACATAATACTTTTACCAACCCGCGAGGAGGTGAACAGCAATGGCACAAAGCAACGGTAACTCCAACAACTTGGTTGTAACTAAAGCTTCCGCAGCTCTGGAGCAAATGAAATATGAAGTAGCTCAAGAACTCGGAATCAGCATCCCACAAGATGGATACCAAGGTAACATGACTTCTTACGAGAACGGTTCGATCGGTGGATACATCACGAAGCGTCTGGTAACAATTGCAGAACAGCAATTGGCAGGTCAATACCAATAATTATCTGCATCGTAATACGTTACACAGAGGAGCATGGAGCGGCCGGTACACCACCGGTCTGCTCCGTGCTTCTCCTTATCTTTTGACAAGCAATCGCTCTAGAACGTGTCGTAGATCTTCACATACTGATTATAATAGTAAATAACCCGTTGTACATAGTGGCGTGTTTCGCCAAAAGGAATATCCTTCACCGTTTCGATTGTGCCATCCCATACACCATTTTTCAACCAGCTGCTGACCTTCCCCGGTCCGGCATTATAGGCTGCAATCATCACAATTTCGTTGCCGTTAAACTGGTCTGACAGGTTTCGCAGGTACCATGTGCCCAGCTGAATATTCCGCTCAGGTTCATGTTTTAATTCTTCCAGCGAAGTGGGTGGAATTTTCGCCTGCTCCAAAATCCAATTTGCCGTATCCGGCATGAGCTGCATTAATCCGATTGCACCGCGCTTGGATTCTTTGCTCGTTTTGAAATTGGTCTCTACCCTGATAATGGAAGCAATCAGAAATGGATCAACCTCATAGCTTTGAGACTGTGCCCGAATCTCTTCCTTATATTCAATGGGATAAAACCAGGCCATCCAGTTCGTATTTAGAAATAACACAAGTACAAAGGAAACAAACATAATCAGCAGTACACGTTTTTTACGCAATATTTTCATAACAGACCCTTATGCGTTAAAAATGATTCAAGCTGCTTCTCTGTCTGGGACCATGAACCGCTGTTATCAATGACAATATCTGCACGCTCTCTTTTGCGTTCAATATCCATCTGTGCGGCAATTCGTGCTTCAGCATCAGCCTTGATCATCTGATCGCGGTTCATCAGCCGCTCCAGCTGTACAGCTCGGGGTACATAAACGACCATAATTTCCGTAAAACCATCCTCAAGCCCCGACTCGTACAGCAGCGGAATATCCGACACCACCAGCTTGTCCGGATGTTTCAATTCGTATGCAGCCGCTCTCTCACGCATTTCCTTCCGGATCGCCGGATGAGTAATGGCCTCAAGCGCTTTTCGTTCCTCAGGGTGCTGAAAAACAATGCTCCCCAACTTTTTCCGATCCAGCGTTCCATCCTCATGCAGTATATCTTGTCCAAACCGCTGAACAGCGGCAGCCAAAACGGGATGCCCAGGCTCCATGACTTCCCGGGCGATAACATCTGCATCGATGAGCAGTGCTCCCTTACTGGCGAGATAGGCGGAAACACTGCTTTTGCCTGTCGCGATTCCGCCCGTTAAGCCTATATTCATCGTCTCACCTCATAACAGCTTTATTACTCCTCAAAACAACTTGAATATTCCCATAATCATTAACAGCAGGGCCGGCAGAATCGAAAGCTTCTGCATCCAGCGCTGTGCTGCAAATCGAAGTCCTACATGCATACCGAGCGACAGAAACGCACCGCTGAACAACGCAATGACCAGAGCCGTCCACAGCGTAGGAAAACCGAGCAATGCCGCTCCAAGCCCAGCACCGAACGCATCTAGTGACAGCGCAATCCCCAGCCACATCGCTTCCTGCGCAGAGATACTTCCTGAGTTATCGATATCCGCCTTCGAAGGGCTGCGCAGAATCTGTATGACCACGCCAAGTTTACGCAATTCCAATGTAAATACCATGCGCTCCACCGATCCATCCGTTGGAGAAGGCTGCACTTCCAGAACCATTAATTGATTCCTGCCTCTGGCTGCAAGCCCAGGATCCGCTGCTGCATTTTCCTGAAGCAGTCTCTCCTTCGACACCGCACTCTCCGCTTCCTCACGTTCTTTGCCTCGTCTAAGAATCAACTGCAGTAGAGACCACGCACCGATCACAATCAGAATGACAGCTCCAACAACGGAAGCTGCGCCCGGTGTCACGACATGGGACAATAACACCCCTACCTGCATGGACAAAGCGATAACCAATCCCGAACAAAGTGAAATAATAGCAATAGATAAGAGCGGAATCTTGGTCCTCCGAAGCCCGTATGTAATTCCAACTCCGAAACCATCTAAACTCACTGCAAAAGCAAGCGCCAGTAATGAAATAAAATGATGCAGCACCCCGGATTCCTCCCCTG harbors:
- a CDS encoding MntP/YtaF family protein — translated: MLHHFISLLALAFAVSLDGFGVGITYGLRRTKIPLLSIAIISLCSGLVIALSMQVGVLLSHVVTPGAASVVGAVILIVIGAWSLLQLILRRGKEREEAESAVSKERLLQENAAADPGLAARGRNQLMVLEVQPSPTDGSVERMVFTLELRKLGVVIQILRSPSKADIDNSGSISAQEAMWLGIALSLDAFGAGLGAALLGFPTLWTALVIALFSGAFLSLGMHVGLRFAAQRWMQKLSILPALLLMIMGIFKLF
- a CDS encoding alpha/beta-type small acid-soluble spore protein, which codes for MAQSNGNSNNLVVTKASAALEQMKYEVAQELGISIPQDGYQGNMTSYENGSIGGYITKRLVTIAEQQLAGQYQ
- a CDS encoding lytic transglycosylase domain-containing protein, whose amino-acid sequence is MKILRKKRVLLIMFVSFVLVLFLNTNWMAWFYPIEYKEEIRAQSQSYEVDPFLIASIIRVETNFKTSKESKRGAIGLMQLMPDTANWILEQAKIPPTSLEELKHEPERNIQLGTWYLRNLSDQFNGNEIVMIAAYNAGPGKVSSWLKNGVWDGTIETVKDIPFGETRHYVQRVIYYYNQYVKIYDTF
- the coaE gene encoding dephospho-CoA kinase (Dephospho-CoA kinase (CoaE) performs the final step in coenzyme A biosynthesis.); translated protein: MNIGLTGGIATGKSSVSAYLASKGALLIDADVIAREVMEPGHPVLAAAVQRFGQDILHEDGTLDRKKLGSIVFQHPEERKALEAITHPAIRKEMRERAAAYELKHPDKLVVSDIPLLYESGLEDGFTEIMVVYVPRAVQLERLMNRDQMIKADAEARIAAQMDIERKRERADIVIDNSGSWSQTEKQLESFLTHKGLL
- the nrdR gene encoding transcriptional regulator NrdR; this encodes MKCPYCGYLGTKVLDSRPANESKSIRRRRECEQCARRFTTFEMIEETPLIVIKKDGSREEFSRDKILRGLIRACEKRPVSVETLEMMVSEVEKSLRNTAEAEVESRQIGELLMEQLFPVDEVAYVRFASVYRQFKDINMFMKELKSLLSKEDLED